In the Daphnia pulicaria isolate SC F1-1A chromosome 2, SC_F0-13Bv2, whole genome shotgun sequence genome, one interval contains:
- the LOC124327472 gene encoding lactosylceramide 4-alpha-galactosyltransferase-like isoform X2, translating into MRLKNKIYSLFLHSICVDIGQRSSNVLTISSRFSRAGTFSKQDVELLLKAKFNRKQCCLSPGELEDICGRKNCTLPACTDPEPSIPELEIDPVNSHFSRDEKDSAFFIETSGSGSLSFRQSCAVESLAFHNPNLTVYVLFVNVKINSSVITLQKLREKYGNIRLISINLDDYMAGTALEYWYHCIHWKKGPYHVNNLSNGLRLLTLAKYGGYYFDLDFVFVRSLIKYYRNFVAAQDNYDVNNGVIHAELKSPIIELATTNFVDNFSPWVWGHNGPALIYRVLKNWCNVDNVKSMDSASCRGFNILPRESFFPVHYTDVEELFIQRMENETEAMLDWLTDKVVGVHTWNKISKSQPIYKSSRQDYARLVRDNCPVVFSIAPEIF; encoded by the exons ATGCGTCTGAAGAACAAGATCTACTCATTGTTTCTTCATTCCATTTGCGTCGACATTGGACAGCGCTCATCGAATGTATTGACGATAAGTTCTCGTTTTTCTCGT GCAgggacattttccaaacag GATGTCGAATTACTTCTAAAAGCAAAATTTAACAGAAAGCAGTGTTGCCTCTCTCCTGGTGAGTTAGAAGACATTTGCGGTCGAAAAAATTGTACTTTGCCAGCATGTACAGATCCGGAGCCTTCGATCCCTGAACTTGAAATCGATCCAGTGAATTCTCATTTCAGTCGTGACGAAAAAGACAGTGCCTTTTTTATTGAGACGTCCGGCAGCGGTAGCTTGAGTTTTCGTCAGTCTTGTGCGGTGGAGTCACTTGCCTTTCACAACCCGAATTTGACAGTTTACGTGCTTTTCGTGAACGTGAAAATCAACAGCAGCGTCATCACCTTACAGAAACTGAGAGAGAAATACGGAAACATTCGACTCATCAGCATCAACTTGGATGACTATATGGCTGGAACAGCCCTAGAGTATTGGTATCACTGCATTCATTGGAAGAAAGGGCCGTATCACGTCAACAATTTGAGTAACGGACTTCGTTTACTGACCCTGGCCAAATACGGCGGATATTATTTCGATCTCGACTTTGTTTTCGTTCGTTCCCTTATTAAGTATTACCGTAATTTTGTTGCCGCCCAAGATAACTACGATGTCAATAACGGTGTTATCCATGCGGAGTTGAAAAGTCCGATCATCGAGTTGGCCACGACAAACTTTGTCGACAATTTCAG CCCATGGGTATGGGGACACAACGGACCAGCTTTGATTTATCGTGTCTTGAAAAACTGGTGCAACGTTGACAACGTAAAGTCGATGGACTCTGCTAGCTGCCGGGGATTCAACATTCTACCGAGAGAATCATTCTTTCCTGTTCATTACACCGACGTGGAGGAATTGTTCATCCAGCGGATGGAAAACGAAACGGAAGCGATGCTTGATTGGCTGACGGATAAAGTGGTCGGAGTTCATACTTGGAACAAAATCAGCAAAAGCCAGCCAATTTACAAAAGTTCACGACAGGACTACGCTCGACTCGTTCGAGACAACTGCCCTGTTGTATTTTCCATCGCACCGGAAATATTTTGA
- the LOC124327472 gene encoding lactosylceramide 4-alpha-galactosyltransferase-like isoform X1, translating to MRLKNKIYSLFLHSICVDIGQRSSNVLTISSRFSRVIVRLFLLLSCAFIYFVYFIQAGTFSKQDVELLLKAKFNRKQCCLSPGELEDICGRKNCTLPACTDPEPSIPELEIDPVNSHFSRDEKDSAFFIETSGSGSLSFRQSCAVESLAFHNPNLTVYVLFVNVKINSSVITLQKLREKYGNIRLISINLDDYMAGTALEYWYHCIHWKKGPYHVNNLSNGLRLLTLAKYGGYYFDLDFVFVRSLIKYYRNFVAAQDNYDVNNGVIHAELKSPIIELATTNFVDNFSPWVWGHNGPALIYRVLKNWCNVDNVKSMDSASCRGFNILPRESFFPVHYTDVEELFIQRMENETEAMLDWLTDKVVGVHTWNKISKSQPIYKSSRQDYARLVRDNCPVVFSIAPEIF from the exons ATGCGTCTGAAGAACAAGATCTACTCATTGTTTCTTCATTCCATTTGCGTCGACATTGGACAGCGCTCATCGAATGTATTGACGATAAGTTCTCGTTTTTCTCGTGTAATAGTAAGATTGTTCCTACTTCTGTCGTGcgcctttatttattttgtttacttcATTCAGGCAgggacattttccaaacag GATGTCGAATTACTTCTAAAAGCAAAATTTAACAGAAAGCAGTGTTGCCTCTCTCCTGGTGAGTTAGAAGACATTTGCGGTCGAAAAAATTGTACTTTGCCAGCATGTACAGATCCGGAGCCTTCGATCCCTGAACTTGAAATCGATCCAGTGAATTCTCATTTCAGTCGTGACGAAAAAGACAGTGCCTTTTTTATTGAGACGTCCGGCAGCGGTAGCTTGAGTTTTCGTCAGTCTTGTGCGGTGGAGTCACTTGCCTTTCACAACCCGAATTTGACAGTTTACGTGCTTTTCGTGAACGTGAAAATCAACAGCAGCGTCATCACCTTACAGAAACTGAGAGAGAAATACGGAAACATTCGACTCATCAGCATCAACTTGGATGACTATATGGCTGGAACAGCCCTAGAGTATTGGTATCACTGCATTCATTGGAAGAAAGGGCCGTATCACGTCAACAATTTGAGTAACGGACTTCGTTTACTGACCCTGGCCAAATACGGCGGATATTATTTCGATCTCGACTTTGTTTTCGTTCGTTCCCTTATTAAGTATTACCGTAATTTTGTTGCCGCCCAAGATAACTACGATGTCAATAACGGTGTTATCCATGCGGAGTTGAAAAGTCCGATCATCGAGTTGGCCACGACAAACTTTGTCGACAATTTCAG CCCATGGGTATGGGGACACAACGGACCAGCTTTGATTTATCGTGTCTTGAAAAACTGGTGCAACGTTGACAACGTAAAGTCGATGGACTCTGCTAGCTGCCGGGGATTCAACATTCTACCGAGAGAATCATTCTTTCCTGTTCATTACACCGACGTGGAGGAATTGTTCATCCAGCGGATGGAAAACGAAACGGAAGCGATGCTTGATTGGCTGACGGATAAAGTGGTCGGAGTTCATACTTGGAACAAAATCAGCAAAAGCCAGCCAATTTACAAAAGTTCACGACAGGACTACGCTCGACTCGTTCGAGACAACTGCCCTGTTGTATTTTCCATCGCACCGGAAATATTTTGA
- the LOC124327471 gene encoding cytochrome P450 302a1, mitochondrial-like isoform X3 — MYQVEGRYPSRRSHTALEFYRLQRPHIYNSGGLLPTNGPEWYRLRQALQRPINMMENIRQYIPGIDNISSEFAEQIAISIKKNKTSPDFLEDLSKVFLEFIGLVTFDTRLGSLRTDLPGDSCPNKLIQAASDTNSEILRTDNGLQFWRKWNTPAYKRITRSQEYFERVASEFVNAKNAELRSRNDQDQSQKTLLEVYLTSKDLDVKDVVTMVSDMLLAGIDTSSYTMSFILYHLARNPLKQEKVYQEVNRFVPNSTSPVTQDILAELKYLKAAVKESFRLNPISIGVGRILPEDSSFSGYHCPKNTILVSQNQVSCKLDRYFKNPLLFVPERWMKGDPAYEKTHPYLVLPFGHGPRACIARRLAEQNLYILLARLVKRFSIEWNGAELDVRSQLINRPDAPLKFNFIERRDC; from the exons ATGTACCAGGTGGAGGGTCGTTATCCATCACGACGAAGTCATACGGCTCTCGAATTCTATAGACTCCAAAGACCCCACATCTACAATAGTGGGGGTCTGCTTCCAAc gAATGGACCCGAGTGGTATCGCTTACGACAAGCCCTTCAACGTCCAATAAATATGATGGAGAATATCCGTCAATATATTCCCGGTATTGATAACATTTCATCCGAATTTGCAGAACAAATTGCCATCTCAATTAAGAAGAACAAAACGTCGCCAGATTTTTTGGAAGATCTTTCCAAAGTCTTTTTGGAAT TTATTGGTTTGGTGACGTTTGATACGCGATTAGGATCGTTGCGTACAGATTTACCGGGCGATTCCTGTCCGAATAAGCTTATTCAGGCTGCAAGCGACACCAATAGTGAAATACTCCGCACGGACAACGGTCTTCAGTTCTGGCGGAAATGGAACACACCGGCTTATAAAAGAATTACGCGTTCCCAAGAATACTTTGAAAG ggTTGCATCAGAATTTGTCAATGCAAAAAATGCTGAATTACGTAGCAGGAATGATCAGGATCAATCTCAGAAAACATTGCTTGAAGTTTATTTAACATCCAAGGACCTGGATGTCAAAGATGTGGTCACTATGGTTTCCGACATGCTTCTTGCGGGAATTGATACG AGTTCTTATACAATGAGCTTTATATTGTATCACTTAGCCAGAAACCcactaaaacaagaaaaagtgtATCAGGAAGTGAATCGCTTCGTTCCCAATTCCACTAGTCCTGTAACACAAGATATTCTTGCGGAATTAAAATATCTCAAAGCTGCTGTAAAAGAATCCTTTAGATTGAATCCAATATCGATTGGAGTtggaagaattttgcctgaagATTCGTCTTTTTCAGGATATCATTGTCCGAAAAAT ACTATATTAGTGAGTCAAAATCAGGTATCATGTAAGCTGGatcgttattttaaaaacccgCTGCTATTTGTTCCTGAGCGCTGGATGAAAGGAGATCCAGCTTATGAAAAAACACATCCATATTTAGTATTGCCGTTCGGGCACGGACCACGAGCTTGCATTGCTCGAAGACTAGCAGAACAAAATTTGTATATCCTTCTGGCACGG TTAGTTAAGCGGTTTAGTATCGAGTGGAATGGAGCGGAATTAGATGTTAGATCTCAACTAATTAATCGTCCAGACGCaccattaaaatttaattttatcgaACGAAGAGATTGCTGA
- the LOC124327471 gene encoding cytochrome P450 302a1, mitochondrial-like isoform X2 translates to MKPFGSIPGPKPLPVVGNIWRYAIGQYSFDQLHVTGLKKYLQFGPIVREEILPGVNLLLLYRPEDIERMYQVEGRYPSRRSHTALEFYRLQRPHIYNSGGLLPTNGPEWYRLRQALQRPINMMENIRQYIPGIDNISSEFAEQIAISIKKNKTSPDFLEDLSKVFLEFIGLVTFDTRLGSLRTDLPGDSCPNKLIQAASDTNSEILRTDNGLQFWRKWNTPAYKRITRSQEYFERVASEFVNAKNAELRSRNDQDQSQKTLLEVYLTSKDLDVKDVVTMVSDMLLAGIDTSSYTMSFILYHLARNPLKQEKVYQEVNRFVPNSTSPVTQDILAELKYLKAAVKESFRLNPISIGVGRILPEDSSFSGYHCPKNTILVSQNQVSCKLDRYFKNPLLFVPERWMKGDPAYEKTHPYLVLPFGHGPRACIARRLAEQNLYILLARLVKRFSIEWNGAELDVRSQLINRPDAPLKFNFIERRDC, encoded by the exons ATGAAACCTTTTGGTTCAATACCGGGTCCTAAACCGCTTCCAGTTGTTGGAAACATCTGGCGTTACGCCATAG GACAGTATTCATTTGACCAACTGCATGTTACTGGATTGAAAAAGTATCTGCAATTCGGCCCTATCGTACGAGAGGAAATTTTACCTGGCGTAAATCTTTTATTGCTTTATCGGCCGGAGGACATTGAGCGGATGTACCAGGTGGAGGGTCGTTATCCATCACGACGAAGTCATACGGCTCTCGAATTCTATAGACTCCAAAGACCCCACATCTACAATAGTGGGGGTCTGCTTCCAAc gAATGGACCCGAGTGGTATCGCTTACGACAAGCCCTTCAACGTCCAATAAATATGATGGAGAATATCCGTCAATATATTCCCGGTATTGATAACATTTCATCCGAATTTGCAGAACAAATTGCCATCTCAATTAAGAAGAACAAAACGTCGCCAGATTTTTTGGAAGATCTTTCCAAAGTCTTTTTGGAAT TTATTGGTTTGGTGACGTTTGATACGCGATTAGGATCGTTGCGTACAGATTTACCGGGCGATTCCTGTCCGAATAAGCTTATTCAGGCTGCAAGCGACACCAATAGTGAAATACTCCGCACGGACAACGGTCTTCAGTTCTGGCGGAAATGGAACACACCGGCTTATAAAAGAATTACGCGTTCCCAAGAATACTTTGAAAG ggTTGCATCAGAATTTGTCAATGCAAAAAATGCTGAATTACGTAGCAGGAATGATCAGGATCAATCTCAGAAAACATTGCTTGAAGTTTATTTAACATCCAAGGACCTGGATGTCAAAGATGTGGTCACTATGGTTTCCGACATGCTTCTTGCGGGAATTGATACG AGTTCTTATACAATGAGCTTTATATTGTATCACTTAGCCAGAAACCcactaaaacaagaaaaagtgtATCAGGAAGTGAATCGCTTCGTTCCCAATTCCACTAGTCCTGTAACACAAGATATTCTTGCGGAATTAAAATATCTCAAAGCTGCTGTAAAAGAATCCTTTAGATTGAATCCAATATCGATTGGAGTtggaagaattttgcctgaagATTCGTCTTTTTCAGGATATCATTGTCCGAAAAAT ACTATATTAGTGAGTCAAAATCAGGTATCATGTAAGCTGGatcgttattttaaaaacccgCTGCTATTTGTTCCTGAGCGCTGGATGAAAGGAGATCCAGCTTATGAAAAAACACATCCATATTTAGTATTGCCGTTCGGGCACGGACCACGAGCTTGCATTGCTCGAAGACTAGCAGAACAAAATTTGTATATCCTTCTGGCACGG TTAGTTAAGCGGTTTAGTATCGAGTGGAATGGAGCGGAATTAGATGTTAGATCTCAACTAATTAATCGTCCAGACGCaccattaaaatttaattttatcgaACGAAGAGATTGCTGA
- the LOC124327471 gene encoding cytochrome P450 302a1, mitochondrial-like isoform X1, with protein sequence MFSKQIPWTQCLPSRLCGGQKCVDKQVYYFNQTTCIHNCPHQFPTSDSTKEMKPFGSIPGPKPLPVVGNIWRYAIGQYSFDQLHVTGLKKYLQFGPIVREEILPGVNLLLLYRPEDIERMYQVEGRYPSRRSHTALEFYRLQRPHIYNSGGLLPTNGPEWYRLRQALQRPINMMENIRQYIPGIDNISSEFAEQIAISIKKNKTSPDFLEDLSKVFLEFIGLVTFDTRLGSLRTDLPGDSCPNKLIQAASDTNSEILRTDNGLQFWRKWNTPAYKRITRSQEYFERVASEFVNAKNAELRSRNDQDQSQKTLLEVYLTSKDLDVKDVVTMVSDMLLAGIDTSSYTMSFILYHLARNPLKQEKVYQEVNRFVPNSTSPVTQDILAELKYLKAAVKESFRLNPISIGVGRILPEDSSFSGYHCPKNTILVSQNQVSCKLDRYFKNPLLFVPERWMKGDPAYEKTHPYLVLPFGHGPRACIARRLAEQNLYILLARLVKRFSIEWNGAELDVRSQLINRPDAPLKFNFIERRDC encoded by the exons atgttttctaaGCAAATACCCTGGACTCAATGTCTTCCAAGTCGACTTTGCGGTGGGCAAAAATGTGTTGACAAACAAGTTTACTATTTTAACCAAACAACATGCATCCACAACTGTCCGCATCAATTCCCAACTTCCGATTCGACTAAGGAAATGAAACCTTTTGGTTCAATACCGGGTCCTAAACCGCTTCCAGTTGTTGGAAACATCTGGCGTTACGCCATAG GACAGTATTCATTTGACCAACTGCATGTTACTGGATTGAAAAAGTATCTGCAATTCGGCCCTATCGTACGAGAGGAAATTTTACCTGGCGTAAATCTTTTATTGCTTTATCGGCCGGAGGACATTGAGCGGATGTACCAGGTGGAGGGTCGTTATCCATCACGACGAAGTCATACGGCTCTCGAATTCTATAGACTCCAAAGACCCCACATCTACAATAGTGGGGGTCTGCTTCCAAc gAATGGACCCGAGTGGTATCGCTTACGACAAGCCCTTCAACGTCCAATAAATATGATGGAGAATATCCGTCAATATATTCCCGGTATTGATAACATTTCATCCGAATTTGCAGAACAAATTGCCATCTCAATTAAGAAGAACAAAACGTCGCCAGATTTTTTGGAAGATCTTTCCAAAGTCTTTTTGGAAT TTATTGGTTTGGTGACGTTTGATACGCGATTAGGATCGTTGCGTACAGATTTACCGGGCGATTCCTGTCCGAATAAGCTTATTCAGGCTGCAAGCGACACCAATAGTGAAATACTCCGCACGGACAACGGTCTTCAGTTCTGGCGGAAATGGAACACACCGGCTTATAAAAGAATTACGCGTTCCCAAGAATACTTTGAAAG ggTTGCATCAGAATTTGTCAATGCAAAAAATGCTGAATTACGTAGCAGGAATGATCAGGATCAATCTCAGAAAACATTGCTTGAAGTTTATTTAACATCCAAGGACCTGGATGTCAAAGATGTGGTCACTATGGTTTCCGACATGCTTCTTGCGGGAATTGATACG AGTTCTTATACAATGAGCTTTATATTGTATCACTTAGCCAGAAACCcactaaaacaagaaaaagtgtATCAGGAAGTGAATCGCTTCGTTCCCAATTCCACTAGTCCTGTAACACAAGATATTCTTGCGGAATTAAAATATCTCAAAGCTGCTGTAAAAGAATCCTTTAGATTGAATCCAATATCGATTGGAGTtggaagaattttgcctgaagATTCGTCTTTTTCAGGATATCATTGTCCGAAAAAT ACTATATTAGTGAGTCAAAATCAGGTATCATGTAAGCTGGatcgttattttaaaaacccgCTGCTATTTGTTCCTGAGCGCTGGATGAAAGGAGATCCAGCTTATGAAAAAACACATCCATATTTAGTATTGCCGTTCGGGCACGGACCACGAGCTTGCATTGCTCGAAGACTAGCAGAACAAAATTTGTATATCCTTCTGGCACGG TTAGTTAAGCGGTTTAGTATCGAGTGGAATGGAGCGGAATTAGATGTTAGATCTCAACTAATTAATCGTCCAGACGCaccattaaaatttaattttatcgaACGAAGAGATTGCTGA